The following coding sequences lie in one Candidatus Eremiobacterota bacterium genomic window:
- a CDS encoding NADH-quinone oxidoreductase subunit M: protein MAPVLLTILLPIAAGGAMFVLPRGSERPARAIGTAVALVTFALLIVGGHSEWSVRWLSRPFVAAFHFGATSVSFWIALMLALCTASAVATARVERTRDFVALMLMLEGTMLGLFLAKDLLVFALFWDLMLVPVFFGLLGWGEHPATAWRYFIYNFAGGLTLLLATAAFGVIDGSTDVIGRSGVQLIGTWAPWIYAGFAFAFLVKTPVWPLHTWMPPTYSGLPAPMVAVVAAVQSKAGLYGFLAIALIVLPEYVREYSLPLMVLGAISLIYGAVVALVQSDAKRIVAYSSLSHLGLIVIAIASGNALALKGALVYVIAHGLFSAALFLTLGYLEEREETRSLLRLGGLGANNPRLAGALCIAALAALGLPGLAGFVGELVILIGVYQAGFTWPVVVALIAIIIAAAYMIRLYQDLMNGPQVEDVPHRSDLTWLEGLALSPLLAALVLLGVYPAPLLRP, encoded by the coding sequence ATGGCGCCCGTTCTTCTAACGATCCTGCTCCCGATCGCCGCCGGCGGCGCGATGTTCGTGCTTCCGCGCGGCTCCGAACGCCCGGCGCGCGCGATCGGCACGGCAGTCGCACTGGTAACCTTCGCGCTGTTGATCGTTGGCGGTCACTCCGAGTGGAGCGTTCGCTGGCTCTCGCGTCCGTTCGTTGCCGCCTTCCATTTCGGGGCGACGTCCGTTTCGTTTTGGATCGCGCTGATGCTTGCGCTCTGCACGGCTTCGGCCGTGGCAACGGCGCGCGTCGAGCGGACGCGCGACTTCGTCGCCCTGATGCTGATGCTCGAAGGAACGATGCTCGGCCTTTTTCTGGCAAAGGACCTGCTCGTCTTCGCGCTGTTTTGGGATCTGATGCTCGTTCCGGTCTTTTTCGGATTGCTCGGTTGGGGCGAGCACCCCGCGACCGCGTGGCGATACTTCATCTATAACTTCGCCGGTGGACTGACGCTCTTACTGGCCACGGCGGCGTTTGGCGTGATCGATGGGTCGACCGACGTGATCGGTCGTAGCGGCGTCCAACTGATCGGAACATGGGCGCCATGGATCTACGCCGGTTTCGCCTTTGCGTTCCTCGTGAAGACGCCGGTCTGGCCGCTCCACACATGGATGCCGCCGACGTATAGCGGACTGCCCGCGCCGATGGTTGCGGTCGTTGCGGCGGTGCAGTCGAAAGCGGGACTCTATGGGTTCTTGGCGATCGCACTGATCGTCTTGCCCGAATACGTGCGCGAATACTCGCTGCCGCTCATGGTGCTCGGCGCGATTTCGCTTATTTACGGTGCCGTGGTCGCGCTCGTCCAAAGCGACGCGAAGCGAATCGTGGCATACTCGTCGCTGTCGCACTTGGGGCTGATCGTGATCGCGATTGCCTCCGGAAATGCCCTGGCGCTCAAAGGCGCGCTGGTCTACGTCATCGCGCATGGACTCTTCTCGGCGGCGCTGTTCTTGACGCTGGGCTATCTCGAGGAGCGCGAAGAGACGCGCTCGCTGCTGCGTTTAGGCGGTTTGGGAGCGAACAACCCGCGTCTAGCGGGAGCGCTCTGCATCGCGGCGCTTGCAGCGCTCGGATTGCCTGGACTAGCGGGATTCGTCGGCGAGCTCGTCATTCTCATCGGGGTCTATCAAGCCGGATTTACCTGGCCGGTCGTCGTCGCGCTCATCGCCATCATCATCGCAGCCGCGTATATGATTCGTCTCTACCAAGATCTCATGAACGGACCGCAGGTTGAGGACGTTCCCCACCGCAGCGACCTCACGTGGCTTGAAGGGCTTGCCCTTTCCCCGTTGCTTGCGGCGCTCGTTCTGCTGGGCGTTTACCCGGCGCCCTTGTTGCGGCCATGA
- a CDS encoding tetratricopeptide repeat protein translates to MIRRALPALILLALPLGVVFALPSQAGAVTLILPAESRTMADQQAAVTYARELIAAGDMDRAVAGLADFVATHPEATEAARFLGDLYYRQGHFDRAETVYKQLIARNPHDKQTHNRLGVVYATEDRIDDAIVQFEDALPGTDSIRDLVFLHLRKGDLQQYETEMVRAGTQDPNDADIQEELGEIFETLHRPNEAILYFRRALDSDARSIAALNGVGMAYLDLHDWATATEYLSDCLAIDALNYACLDNLGVARIQSGNYGAALARFKRAHQLEPERPEALVNFGYLEDQAGDWKRAVTYYVQAIAVDPYVPESYVNLGIDYEHNALYSLAQSALLKGVAAAPYDGRIRYLLARAYAAQGQKALALAQLKAAQNSLDPDVAQIAKEESARLMESSEAPQ, encoded by the coding sequence ATGATCCGACGCGCACTTCCCGCCCTGATCTTATTGGCTCTCCCGCTGGGAGTCGTGTTCGCGCTGCCCTCGCAAGCGGGAGCCGTGACGCTCATCTTACCCGCCGAGTCCCGCACCATGGCCGACCAGCAGGCGGCAGTTACGTATGCACGCGAGCTCATCGCTGCAGGCGACATGGATCGTGCGGTCGCGGGATTGGCCGACTTCGTTGCCACTCACCCCGAGGCAACCGAGGCGGCGCGATTTTTGGGCGACCTTTATTACAGGCAAGGGCATTTCGACCGCGCCGAAACGGTCTACAAGCAATTGATCGCTCGAAATCCGCACGATAAACAAACGCATAACCGTCTTGGCGTCGTTTACGCGACCGAGGATCGCATTGACGATGCAATCGTCCAATTCGAAGACGCGTTGCCGGGGACTGACTCGATCCGCGATCTCGTCTTTCTGCATCTGCGCAAGGGCGATCTCCAGCAGTACGAAACGGAGATGGTGCGCGCGGGAACGCAGGATCCCAACGATGCCGACATCCAGGAGGAGTTGGGCGAAATCTTTGAAACGCTGCACCGTCCGAACGAAGCAATTCTGTACTTTCGCCGCGCGCTCGACAGCGACGCGCGCTCGATCGCGGCACTGAACGGCGTGGGCATGGCGTATCTGGACCTTCACGATTGGGCGACGGCAACGGAATACCTCAGCGATTGCCTCGCGATCGATGCGCTCAACTACGCCTGCCTTGATAATCTCGGCGTTGCACGAATTCAAAGCGGCAATTATGGCGCGGCACTCGCCAGGTTCAAACGGGCTCACCAGCTCGAACCCGAGCGTCCCGAGGCGTTAGTGAACTTCGGTTATCTCGAGGATCAAGCCGGGGACTGGAAGCGCGCCGTTACCTACTACGTCCAGGCGATTGCCGTGGATCCTTACGTGCCCGAGTCGTACGTCAATCTCGGTATCGACTACGAGCACAACGCGCTCTATTCGCTCGCTCAGTCGGCGTTGCTCAAAGGTGTCGCCGCCGCGCCGTACGACGGTCGCATCCGCTATTTGCTGGCGCGGGCGTACGCCGCGCAAGGGCAAAAGGCGCTCGCCCTGGCTCAGCTCAAGGCCGCGCAAAACTCCCTGGATCCCGACGTGGCGCAGATCGCCAAAGAAGAGTCGGCGCGTCTGATGGAATCGTCGGAAGCGCCTCAGTAG
- a CDS encoding aldo/keto reductase encodes MKYRTYPKSTVTVSEVGFGLWTTATGWWGEKSDDDAVALLHAAYDLGITLYDAADTYGNGRSEEQLAKAFAGRRDRIVYATKFGYDFSNVPQDRPGQSELAQDFSPRFVRAALEASLRRLQTDYVDIYQMHNARMAQVDDDRLWELLESLKREGKIRMYGVALGPAIGWLYEGIEAVRRRNVPSLQIIWNMLEQYPGNEQIGAAHAGAHDTGYMIRVPHSSGMLEGRYTAETTFPKNDHRRHRPREWLINGVRKVEQLRFLERPGRTLGQAAISWLLAEPRVMTVLPNIYDRDQLAEFAAAPDTPALEHDELEKISALYAANFGIEESPATFKGTMEAVPAGTAAG; translated from the coding sequence ATGAAGTACCGCACCTACCCCAAGAGTACGGTCACGGTCAGCGAAGTCGGTTTCGGCCTCTGGACCACCGCGACCGGCTGGTGGGGCGAAAAGAGCGACGACGACGCCGTCGCACTGCTGCACGCGGCGTACGATCTCGGGATCACCCTCTACGATGCCGCAGACACGTATGGCAATGGCCGCAGCGAAGAGCAGCTGGCCAAGGCCTTCGCCGGACGTCGCGACCGCATCGTGTACGCGACAAAATTCGGTTACGATTTTTCCAACGTGCCGCAGGATCGACCCGGTCAATCGGAGCTGGCTCAGGATTTTTCACCGCGTTTCGTGCGCGCAGCGCTTGAGGCGTCGCTCCGACGCTTGCAAACGGACTACGTGGATATATATCAGATGCACAATGCGCGAATGGCGCAAGTCGACGACGACAGACTCTGGGAACTGCTAGAATCGTTGAAGCGCGAAGGAAAGATCCGAATGTACGGCGTCGCTCTCGGACCGGCGATCGGATGGCTTTACGAAGGGATCGAAGCGGTCCGCCGGCGCAACGTTCCAAGTCTGCAAATTATTTGGAATATGCTCGAACAGTACCCCGGCAACGAGCAGATCGGCGCCGCTCACGCCGGCGCTCACGACACCGGATACATGATCAGAGTCCCACACTCGAGCGGCATGCTCGAAGGACGCTACACCGCCGAAACGACGTTTCCAAAAAACGATCATCGCCGGCACCGGCCGCGGGAGTGGCTCATCAACGGCGTTCGCAAAGTGGAACAGCTTCGCTTTCTCGAGCGGCCCGGGCGCACGCTCGGCCAAGCCGCAATTTCCTGGCTGCTTGCCGAGCCGCGCGTCATGACCGTTCTACCGAACATCTACGATCGCGATCAGCTCGCGGAGTTCGCGGCCGCTCCCGACACGCCGGCGCTCGAGCACGACGAACTGGAGAAAATCAGCGCGCTCTACGCAGCGAACTTCGGCATCGAAGAGTCGCCGGCAACGTTCAAGGGTACGATGGAGGCGGTACCGGCGGGTACGGCTGCCGGATGA
- the nuoH gene encoding NADH-quinone oxidoreductase subunit NuoH encodes MLVWVVVLVKSAILLLVVVTAFAYAMLAERKILGWMQLRPGPNRVGPWGLLQPAADAAKLILKEDLTPETADPLLYKLAPFISLVTAFSVYAVIPFGASSSGATWAIGNVNAGILFILAITSLGVYGICLGGWASGSKYPLLGSVRSTAQMISYELAMSLSLIGVLILAGTTSLDGIVGAQARWWFFIPQFVGCIIYVITAVAETNRAPFDLVEAETELVAGFHTEYSGLRFGLFFIAEYVNMLTISCIATLLFFGGWNAPFGITAIPSVGWFVIKVACFMFFYMWLRATLPRLRYDRLMAFGWKVLLPVAMLNLIVTAIVVAYRG; translated from the coding sequence ATGCTCGTATGGGTCGTCGTGCTCGTCAAATCCGCAATCCTGCTGCTCGTCGTCGTTACAGCTTTTGCCTACGCGATGCTCGCCGAGCGCAAGATTTTAGGTTGGATGCAGTTGCGGCCGGGTCCCAATCGCGTCGGCCCTTGGGGGCTGCTTCAGCCCGCGGCCGACGCCGCGAAACTGATTCTCAAGGAAGATCTTACGCCGGAGACTGCCGACCCGCTGCTGTACAAACTCGCGCCGTTCATCTCGCTCGTCACCGCGTTTTCCGTGTATGCCGTGATTCCGTTCGGTGCCTCGAGTTCGGGGGCGACCTGGGCGATCGGCAACGTCAATGCCGGTATTCTATTCATTCTGGCGATTACGTCGCTCGGCGTGTACGGCATTTGCCTCGGCGGCTGGGCGTCGGGCTCGAAATATCCGCTCTTGGGCAGCGTTCGTTCGACCGCCCAGATGATCAGCTACGAGCTCGCGATGTCGCTCTCGCTGATCGGGGTGCTGATCCTCGCCGGCACGACGTCGCTCGACGGTATCGTGGGCGCGCAGGCCCGCTGGTGGTTTTTCATCCCGCAGTTCGTCGGCTGCATCATCTACGTCATCACCGCGGTGGCCGAGACGAACCGCGCACCGTTCGATCTCGTCGAAGCCGAAACGGAGCTCGTTGCCGGATTCCACACCGAGTATTCGGGTCTGCGCTTTGGATTATTCTTCATCGCCGAATACGTCAACATGCTCACCATATCGTGCATCGCGACGTTGCTCTTTTTCGGCGGCTGGAACGCGCCTTTCGGCATCACGGCGATTCCTAGCGTCGGCTGGTTCGTCATCAAGGTAGCGTGCTTCATGTTCTTTTACATGTGGCTGCGGGCGACGCTGCCGCGGCTACGCTACGATCGGCTGATGGCCTTTGGCTGGAAGGTGCTCTTGCCGGTGGCGATGCTCAATCTGATTGTCACCGCCATCGTCGTGGCATATCGAGGATAG
- a CDS encoding NADH-quinone oxidoreductase subunit J: MIEFWLLAVILVASAVWTISASKPVYSVVALLLNFAALAVTYVTLSAEFLAVIQIIVYSGAILVLFVFVIALLSSGVAPFAVGPNRLPKVWLPGGAFVFVALGFLIYAVSNAIPVTQHVPSGPVGAPNVFGSVGDFGAALFTVQLLPFEVTALILMVAVIGVITLGGEEMHESERRSERRADRAMREAILREGSD, translated from the coding sequence GTGATTGAGTTTTGGTTGCTCGCGGTGATTCTCGTCGCGAGCGCCGTTTGGACGATTTCGGCGAGTAAGCCGGTGTACAGCGTCGTCGCGCTGTTGCTGAACTTCGCCGCGCTTGCCGTCACCTACGTGACGCTCTCGGCGGAGTTCTTAGCGGTTATCCAAATTATCGTCTACTCCGGCGCGATCTTGGTGCTCTTTGTCTTTGTCATCGCGCTGCTGAGCAGCGGAGTCGCGCCGTTCGCGGTGGGACCCAATCGCTTGCCGAAGGTTTGGCTTCCCGGTGGCGCCTTCGTTTTCGTTGCGCTCGGCTTCCTCATCTACGCCGTTTCGAACGCGATACCGGTAACGCAGCACGTACCCAGCGGTCCCGTGGGCGCGCCGAACGTCTTTGGCAGCGTCGGTGACTTCGGCGCCGCGCTCTTCACGGTGCAACTGCTTCCCTTTGAGGTTACAGCCCTGATTCTCATGGTCGCGGTTATCGGCGTCATCACCTTGGGCGGTGAAGAGATGCACGAATCGGAGCGCCGGTCCGAACGCCGCGCCGATCGAGCGATGCGTGAGGCGATTCTGCGCGAGGGCAGCGATTGA
- the nuoK gene encoding NADH-quinone oxidoreductase subunit NuoK, translated as MPVPIVNYITLAGVLFFIGVVGVIVRRNPLVMLMSIELMFNAANLLFIAFARVWLQNSGHIFAFLVITVAAAEAAIGLAIVVTTFRPERYVDVDEINVLHG; from the coding sequence ATGCCCGTGCCGATCGTGAACTATATCACGCTCGCGGGCGTGCTTTTCTTCATCGGTGTCGTCGGCGTCATCGTTCGCCGCAATCCGCTGGTCATGTTGATGAGTATCGAGCTTATGTTCAATGCGGCCAACCTGCTCTTCATTGCATTTGCGCGCGTTTGGCTGCAGAACTCCGGTCACATCTTTGCCTTTCTCGTAATTACCGTGGCGGCCGCCGAGGCGGCGATTGGTTTGGCGATCGTCGTGACGACGTTCCGCCCCGAGAGATACGTGGATGTCGACGAGATAAACGTGCTGCATGGTTAA
- the nuoL gene encoding NADH-quinone oxidoreductase subunit L, whose amino-acid sequence MHHVLGVSGSYPMLVALWLLPLAGAVICWAFGPQLKAVAGWLASGLVGASFVLAALSWHDATQNAGSALGASQSLMAWMPGFEFGLLLDPLSVLWTFVITGVGFLIVFYSIGYMDGDRAYARFFAYMSFFVFAMLTLVLSDNFVGLLVGWGLVGVASYFLIGFWFERPSAVAAARKAFVINVVGDASMMFAIFLIFANVHSIGFGDTFAAGATLGTTLLFWICATLFIGAAAKSAQVPLHTWLPDAMEGPTPVSALIHAATMVTAGVYLVARCAPLWNHSAQAQMLVGTVGGVTAVTGAVLGMAQWDIKRILAYSTMSQIGYMIMGVGVGAYEGGIAHFFTHAFFKAQLFLTAGLVIHALANEQDVRKMGGLWKKMPFAFWAMLTAVLSICGVPGFSGFFSKDQVIYGALVHGHPWLYGAGILTAAITAYYMFRLLFLAFLGEYRGELDTSHLHSPSWIMNVPVAVLVVPTVAVGGALMFGSNSPWERFFATQFGAQPTPVSSLAPPAISEGMTSAIVFALVIVGFAVAWWRYASANALQYAAARLENEAARTPAILTNRFYIDELIDVVFVRTAQRLGMFFGRVLDPHVLDGAVRDLVFWARWLGDAVRSFQTGFVRAYALILVFGAACFIVYYAFTAGGVH is encoded by the coding sequence ATGCACCACGTCCTTGGGGTGAGCGGATCCTATCCGATGCTCGTGGCCTTGTGGCTGCTGCCGTTGGCGGGAGCGGTCATATGTTGGGCGTTCGGACCCCAGCTAAAAGCGGTTGCGGGCTGGCTCGCCTCCGGGCTGGTTGGTGCGTCGTTCGTTTTAGCGGCGCTCTCGTGGCACGATGCGACGCAGAACGCCGGCTCGGCACTGGGCGCGAGCCAATCGCTGATGGCATGGATGCCGGGGTTTGAGTTCGGCCTGTTGCTCGATCCGCTCTCGGTGCTGTGGACATTCGTCATCACCGGCGTTGGCTTCTTGATCGTCTTTTACTCGATCGGTTACATGGACGGCGATCGCGCGTACGCGCGATTCTTCGCCTACATGAGCTTTTTCGTATTCGCAATGCTGACGTTGGTGCTCTCCGATAACTTTGTCGGGCTGCTGGTTGGGTGGGGCCTGGTCGGCGTCGCCTCGTATTTTCTGATTGGATTTTGGTTCGAGCGGCCGTCGGCCGTCGCTGCCGCGCGAAAAGCGTTCGTCATCAACGTCGTCGGCGACGCCAGCATGATGTTTGCGATTTTTCTGATCTTCGCCAACGTCCATTCGATAGGTTTCGGCGATACATTCGCTGCCGGCGCGACCCTCGGAACCACGCTGCTTTTTTGGATCTGCGCGACGCTCTTCATCGGCGCCGCGGCGAAATCGGCGCAAGTGCCGCTGCATACATGGTTGCCCGATGCGATGGAGGGCCCCACGCCGGTCTCCGCTCTGATCCACGCCGCAACGATGGTGACCGCAGGTGTCTATCTGGTCGCGCGCTGCGCACCGCTCTGGAATCACAGCGCGCAAGCGCAGATGCTGGTTGGGACGGTCGGCGGTGTAACGGCGGTCACCGGCGCAGTTTTGGGCATGGCGCAGTGGGATATTAAGCGCATCCTGGCCTATTCGACGATGTCGCAGATCGGTTATATGATCATGGGCGTCGGCGTCGGCGCGTACGAAGGTGGAATCGCGCATTTCTTTACGCATGCATTTTTCAAGGCGCAGCTTTTCCTCACTGCGGGTCTCGTGATCCACGCTCTTGCCAACGAACAGGACGTGCGCAAAATGGGCGGCTTGTGGAAGAAGATGCCGTTTGCGTTCTGGGCAATGCTGACCGCGGTGCTCTCCATCTGCGGCGTCCCGGGCTTCAGTGGATTCTTTTCGAAGGATCAAGTCATTTACGGCGCCCTTGTGCACGGGCATCCCTGGCTGTATGGCGCCGGCATCCTCACCGCGGCAATCACGGCCTATTATATGTTCCGGTTGCTCTTTCTCGCGTTTTTGGGCGAGTATCGCGGCGAGCTCGACACCTCGCATTTGCATTCACCGAGCTGGATCATGAACGTGCCCGTTGCGGTCTTGGTCGTGCCGACCGTCGCCGTCGGCGGCGCGCTGATGTTCGGCTCGAATTCTCCCTGGGAGCGATTTTTTGCAACGCAATTCGGTGCGCAACCGACGCCTGTTTCGAGCCTAGCTCCGCCGGCAATCTCCGAAGGCATGACTTCCGCGATCGTCTTCGCCCTGGTCATCGTGGGCTTCGCAGTGGCATGGTGGCGGTACGCGAGCGCGAACGCCTTGCAGTACGCGGCGGCGCGACTCGAGAATGAGGCAGCCCGCACGCCCGCGATATTGACCAATCGCTTCTATATCGACGAGCTCATCGACGTCGTCTTCGTACGAACCGCGCAGCGGTTGGGAATGTTCTTCGGACGGGTGCTCGACCCGCACGTGCTCGACGGCGCCGTGCGCGATCTCGTTTTTTGGGCACGGTGGCTGGGCGACGCCGTCCGTTCGTTTCAAACCGGTTTCGTCCGCGCCTACGCGCTCATTCTCGTCTTCGGTGCGGCGTGCTTCATCGTCTACTATGCCTTCACGGCCGGAGGGGTGCACTGA
- the nuoI gene encoding NADH-quinone oxidoreductase subunit NuoI, with product MAQRKHLLNVSAVLRGLSITFGFMFRRRPTIQYPSVKKQHAPRFHGLHELRRYDDGKERCIGCELCSSVCPANAITVIGAENSPEDRHSPGERYAARYEIDELRCIFCGMCEEACPTDAIVLTPRFEMADYRRGSFIYDKDRLIVPPEAGVGAPPDDRPGGIPGDLGRVAAIKSTTQIDPGYSATFRGEVLLKQRKGLALLKPSAQDALRD from the coding sequence ATGGCGCAACGCAAACATCTTTTGAACGTCTCGGCGGTGCTGCGAGGCCTTTCGATTACATTCGGCTTCATGTTTCGCCGGCGGCCGACGATTCAGTATCCCTCGGTCAAGAAACAGCACGCGCCGCGTTTCCACGGGCTTCACGAGCTGCGGCGCTATGATGACGGCAAGGAGCGTTGCATCGGCTGCGAGCTTTGCTCGAGCGTCTGCCCGGCTAACGCTATTACCGTCATCGGTGCGGAGAATTCTCCCGAAGACCGGCACTCGCCGGGAGAGCGCTACGCGGCGCGGTACGAAATCGACGAATTGCGCTGCATATTCTGCGGGATGTGCGAAGAGGCGTGCCCAACCGACGCGATCGTGCTGACGCCACGCTTCGAGATGGCGGACTATCGGCGCGGCTCGTTTATTTATGACAAGGATCGCTTGATCGTTCCACCCGAGGCCGGGGTTGGAGCGCCGCCCGACGACCGTCCCGGCGGCATTCCCGGGGACCTTGGCCGGGTTGCAGCGATCAAGTCGACGACGCAGATCGATCCCGGCTACTCGGCAACTTTTCGCGGCGAGGTTCTCCTCAAACAGCGCAAAGGCTTAGCGCTGCTCAAGCCGTCCGCCCAGGACGCCTTGCGTGATTGA
- a CDS encoding NADH-quinone oxidoreductase subunit N, which produces MKLPFTHLDWSAIVPVGVVAVTALAVLVADLFSRRTTERYLSIGISLLGTIVAGVLAARQFGHNYDAFFGGFMVGGFATVFQEIILIATAGSLALYGVIGPAQRVAGMSAIMLWSACGAMLMAGAANLMMIFLGLELLSLGLYALCAAVDRKTARESALKYLILSSTATGFLIFGFALLFGATGSIRLSDIANPALASNPLFWVGSGMFLIGLVFKLSLVPFHTWTPDVFEGAPLPVTAFMSVVTKAGTLAVFARFTYAALPLGTAHQMLLPVWIVAGISMIAGNVGMLAQRDLKRLLGYSGVAQIGYILVALAGGTSLGLRYAIYYLTAYAFMNLGAFAVAAAISGEDEEGATLANYRGLGRRRPWLAAAMTIFLLALAGLPPTAGFLGKILILSSAVSGGSLWLGVLLIIGTAISLYAYAKVIRMMYAVSPGEAHAARPFVPLAWASAAICAVAVIVMTFYPLTPSNVLPLVR; this is translated from the coding sequence ATGAAGCTTCCGTTTACGCACCTCGATTGGTCGGCGATCGTTCCGGTCGGCGTCGTTGCGGTGACGGCCCTCGCCGTGCTCGTTGCCGATCTCTTCTCGCGTCGGACGACGGAGCGCTATCTCTCCATCGGGATCTCGCTTCTTGGGACGATCGTCGCCGGCGTGCTTGCGGCTCGGCAGTTCGGCCACAACTACGATGCCTTCTTCGGCGGCTTCATGGTGGGGGGATTCGCGACCGTTTTTCAAGAGATTATTTTGATTGCTACGGCCGGCTCGCTCGCGCTCTACGGCGTTATCGGACCCGCGCAGCGCGTCGCCGGAATGAGCGCGATCATGCTCTGGAGCGCGTGCGGGGCGATGCTCATGGCGGGCGCGGCAAATCTCATGATGATCTTTTTGGGTTTGGAACTCTTATCGCTCGGACTGTACGCGCTCTGCGCGGCGGTCGACCGGAAGACGGCGCGCGAATCGGCGCTGAAGTACCTCATTCTGAGCTCCACGGCGACGGGTTTCTTGATCTTCGGATTCGCATTGCTCTTCGGTGCGACCGGCAGCATTCGACTCTCCGACATTGCAAATCCGGCGCTTGCAAGCAATCCGCTCTTTTGGGTCGGCTCGGGAATGTTTTTGATCGGTTTGGTCTTCAAGTTGAGCCTCGTGCCGTTTCATACCTGGACGCCCGACGTTTTCGAAGGGGCGCCGTTGCCGGTGACGGCCTTTATGAGCGTTGTCACCAAAGCCGGAACGCTCGCCGTTTTCGCGCGTTTCACCTATGCCGCATTGCCCTTGGGCACGGCGCACCAGATGTTGCTGCCGGTCTGGATCGTCGCCGGGATTTCAATGATCGCGGGAAACGTGGGGATGCTCGCGCAACGCGATCTGAAACGACTGCTCGGATATTCGGGCGTAGCGCAGATCGGTTACATCCTCGTTGCGCTCGCCGGCGGGACGTCGCTGGGGCTACGATACGCCATTTATTATTTAACGGCATACGCGTTCATGAACCTCGGAGCGTTTGCCGTTGCCGCGGCCATTTCGGGCGAGGACGAGGAGGGTGCGACCCTTGCGAATTATCGCGGCCTTGGACGCCGCCGGCCATGGCTCGCCGCTGCGATGACGATCTTTTTACTCGCGCTGGCCGGTCTGCCGCCCACCGCCGGCTTTCTCGGAAAAATTCTCATTCTTTCGAGCGCGGTTTCCGGCGGCTCTCTCTGGCTGGGCGTCCTCCTGATCATCGGAACCGCGATTTCGCTGTATGCTTACGCGAAAGTGATTCGCATGATGTACGCCGTTTCGCCAGGCGAAGCGCACGCGGCACGCCCGTTCGTACCGCTCGCGTGGGCGAGCGCGGCCATTTGCGCCGTCGCGGTAATCGTGATGACGTTCTATCCACTGACGCCCAGCAACGTTTTGCCGCTCGTGCGTTAG